A genome region from Bacillota bacterium includes the following:
- a CDS encoding AAA family ATPase translates to MFSAPNSSKPEYDEYKRFIERFHLLGYDSLTVERLRKLIRQCHLDRSSVLFTSDLYESFKRYLLPPVHRADQGKEPTLTREQEVLTVSRGGVRQKVKGVAGSGKSFVRARRAVNAHKRTGEPVLILTFNLTLKNYLHDQISLVSENFDWKNFIITNYHQFFKFMANNHNLEIVRLSDLDNPRFFEAVRDETKCYRAVFIDEGQDYKTEWYEVITRYFLAPDAEFVVFGDDKQNIYGRPLDENREPVVKSVPGRWNRSLNAPIRLQGEIANLAEQFQICFFREKYALDEFAAPQLSLDFQPVLIQYHHFVDPSAGKVFARIYEIIRNRTIHPSDVAIVSPRVEVLREIDFRFRHELHEKTTTTFETREQYEQLSRKIGKQAEKLQEELEKIRRNRKNHFWMGTGTVKLSTIHSFKGWEARSLFLIIEERMIPNTNLQLMNSSTQV, encoded by the coding sequence TTGTTCAGTGCCCCTAACAGCAGCAAACCCGAATACGACGAATACAAGAGGTTTATCGAGCGTTTCCACTTGTTGGGTTATGACTCGCTAACTGTGGAGCGGCTTCGGAAGCTAATTAGACAGTGTCACCTCGATCGCTCCTCTGTATTGTTCACTTCCGACCTGTACGAAAGCTTTAAGCGGTACCTCTTACCTCCCGTGCATCGAGCAGATCAAGGAAAGGAACCGACGCTTACTCGGGAGCAAGAAGTTCTGACCGTCAGCCGCGGGGGTGTCAGACAAAAAGTAAAAGGTGTTGCAGGAAGTGGAAAAAGTTTCGTGCGTGCACGGCGTGCTGTGAATGCTCATAAAAGAACCGGAGAGCCTGTCTTGATCTTAACTTTCAATCTCACCCTGAAGAACTATCTGCACGATCAGATTAGTCTGGTAAGCGAGAACTTTGATTGGAAAAATTTCATTATCACAAATTACCATCAGTTCTTCAAGTTTATGGCGAATAACCACAATTTGGAAATTGTGCGACTTTCGGACCTCGACAATCCTCGGTTCTTTGAAGCGGTGCGCGACGAGACCAAGTGTTACCGCGCTGTTTTCATCGATGAAGGGCAGGATTACAAAACAGAGTGGTATGAAGTAATAACTCGCTACTTCTTAGCTCCTGACGCGGAGTTTGTCGTCTTTGGTGATGATAAGCAAAACATCTATGGCAGACCATTGGATGAGAACCGAGAGCCTGTGGTCAAGAGCGTGCCGGGCAGATGGAACCGGAGCCTAAATGCGCCAATCCGCCTACAAGGCGAAATTGCGAACCTAGCAGAGCAGTTCCAGATCTGTTTCTTCAGGGAAAAGTATGCCCTTGACGAGTTCGCTGCTCCACAATTGTCGCTAGATTTTCAGCCAGTTCTAATTCAGTACCACCACTTTGTGGACCCGTCGGCGGGCAAGGTGTTTGCTAGGATATACGAGATAATTCGTAACCGAACAATTCATCCATCGGATGTAGCCATCGTCTCACCCCGAGTTGAGGTTCTTAGAGAAATCGATTTCCGATTTAGACACGAATTGCATGAAAAAACGACAACAACCTTTGAAACGCGAGAACAATACGAACAGTTGTCGCGCAAAATCGGGAAGCAGGCTGAAAAACTTCAGGAAGAATTGGAGAAGATTCGTAGGAATAGAAAGAATCACTTTTGGATGGGTACGGGCACGGTAAAGCTTTCCACAATCCATAGCTTCAAGGGATGGGAAGCACGTTCATTGTTTCTTATAATTGAGGAGAGAATGATACCGAACACGAATTTGCAACTGATGAACTCATCTACACAGGTTTGA
- a CDS encoding NERD domain-containing protein — protein sequence MAVLYPNVEDIKILRPAPTEGEWRLVQFLAQHLDDSYEIFFQPCLNGDNPDVIVMRKGSGVLITKVKDWLLQSYYIDDKNRWRLKEKKAPIKSPLEQVLEYKENLFDLHIESLLDKDIRPTILRDSVLRRLFP from the coding sequence ATGGCTGTGCTATATCCGAACGTGGAGGACATCAAGATACTGAGGCCGGCGCCTACTGAAGGCGAGTGGCGTCTTGTTCAGTTTCTAGCTCAACATCTCGACGATAGTTATGAGATTTTCTTTCAGCCCTGTCTCAACGGTGATAACCCTGACGTAATCGTAATGCGCAAAGGAAGCGGAGTACTAATTACCAAGGTGAAAGACTGGCTACTGCAGAGCTATTATATTGATGATAAAAATAGATGGAGGTTGAAAGAAAAAAAAGCTCCTATAAAATCTCCCCTTGAACAAGTGCTCGAATACAAAGAGAACCTTTTCGACTTACATATTGAGTCGTTGTTAGATAAAGATATCAGACCCACGATACTTCGGGATAGTGTCTTGCGCCGTCTATTTCCATAG
- a CDS encoding 2-oxo acid dehydrogenase subunit E2 yields MAEYFNLPMLGQTMEEGTITKWLKAEGDYIRRGDIIAEVMTDKANLEVDATFEGYLRKILATEGETVPVNAPIAIISKTPDEDISSLLTTSATSEPQPAAARSEAPEPARAAPFAETPATAAARERLFISPRARRLAQEKGVPLTSLAGRGSGPQGRILERDVESVWQELMSAKPRVTPLAEKVAAEAGVDVAAVAGTGVGGRVTKEDVLRATAPSVAPTPPPPVAPPAPPAGAQAIKLTGLRKLVAENVAKGFFSAPPVTLVVEVDMTDCVNLREQLLPEVEKAYGTRLTYTDLIVKAAARALREHPMMNATLQDDQILIHADINVGVAVAVEDGLLVPVLKNADRKTLGEISRELRELADRARAGKSTPDDLSGGTFTITNLGAYDVEIFNPVLVPGQTGILGVGRIAEKPAIREGQVVARHLMNLCLTFDHRVLDGAPASRFLQRVKQLLESPITALI; encoded by the coding sequence ATGGCGGAATATTTCAACCTGCCCATGCTCGGGCAAACGATGGAGGAAGGCACCATCACAAAGTGGCTGAAAGCGGAAGGGGATTACATCCGCCGCGGCGATATCATCGCCGAGGTGATGACCGATAAAGCCAATCTGGAAGTGGACGCTACTTTCGAAGGCTACCTGCGCAAGATTCTGGCGACAGAAGGAGAAACCGTTCCTGTCAACGCGCCCATTGCCATTATCAGCAAGACACCCGACGAAGATATCTCCTCTTTGTTGACAACCAGCGCAACGAGCGAACCGCAGCCCGCTGCCGCACGGTCGGAAGCACCAGAGCCTGCCAGGGCAGCACCCTTTGCGGAAACCCCGGCGACGGCAGCTGCCAGGGAACGCCTGTTCATCAGCCCCCGAGCACGGCGTCTGGCACAGGAGAAGGGCGTGCCCCTGACATCACTGGCTGGCCGTGGCAGCGGACCCCAAGGGCGCATTCTGGAGCGCGATGTGGAAAGCGTCTGGCAGGAGCTGATGTCTGCAAAGCCGCGTGTGACGCCACTGGCAGAGAAAGTCGCCGCAGAAGCGGGCGTCGATGTGGCAGCGGTCGCAGGTACGGGAGTAGGCGGACGGGTGACGAAAGAAGATGTGCTTCGCGCTACCGCGCCCTCCGTCGCGCCGACACCACCTCCTCCTGTCGCGCCGCCCGCGCCGCCTGCAGGCGCACAAGCCATCAAACTGACAGGGCTTCGCAAGCTGGTGGCGGAGAACGTGGCGAAAGGGTTCTTCTCTGCGCCGCCGGTGACGCTGGTGGTAGAAGTCGATATGACCGATTGTGTGAACCTGCGCGAGCAGCTGCTGCCCGAGGTGGAGAAGGCATACGGCACCCGCCTGACCTATACCGACCTCATCGTAAAGGCGGCTGCCCGTGCCCTGCGCGAGCATCCGATGATGAACGCCACCCTGCAGGACGACCAGATTCTGATTCACGCCGACATCAACGTGGGCGTGGCGGTGGCGGTGGAGGACGGATTGCTGGTCCCTGTGCTGAAAAACGCCGACCGCAAGACGCTGGGCGAAATCTCCCGCGAGTTACGCGAACTGGCAGACCGTGCCCGCGCGGGCAAAAGCACCCCTGATGACCTTTCCGGCGGTACATTTACCATCACCAATCTGGGCGCGTACGACGTAGAGATATTCAACCCTGTGCTGGTGCCCGGGCAGACAGGCATCCTGGGGGTGGGGCGCATCGCGGAAAAGCCTGCTATCCGTGAGGGACAGGTCGTTGCTCGACACCTGATGAACCTGTGTCTCACCTTTGACCATCGCGTGCTGGACGGCGCCCCAGCATCCCGATTCTTGCAGCGGGTGAAGCAGCTGCTGGAGTCGCCGATTACAGCTCTCATATGA